A window from Rutidosis leptorrhynchoides isolate AG116_Rl617_1_P2 unplaced genomic scaffold, CSIRO_AGI_Rlap_v1 contig19, whole genome shotgun sequence encodes these proteins:
- the LOC139881743 gene encoding (3S,6E)-nerolidol synthase 1-like — MALCYNLLPVNISSSFKTDHYAKETQQISNNESLIITSSSKHYNFPAISYPNSRGNHVCFEHEKRLNLFKNMLINVGQERPSECLAMIDSVQRLGIDHYFQEEIEQILEKQYYYSKMLPKSSHADIYDQDLHKIALCFRLLRQQGCHASQVSNVIKSFIGNGGKIYKNMDDQDIDGLMSLYEASHLRIHGEYVLDEAYTLSSQALHKWIPRLDNRQARLVKNVLKHPYHKSLATFMAKNFFVDNNGIDRSGWRNILKELTNLDANLVQSLHKNEIIQVSKWWKDVGLANELKFARDQPLKWYICSSACFTDSSLSNERVKLTKAISFIYLIDDIFDVYGTLDELILFTEAVNGWDVADNIERLPYYLKICFKALDDVTNEISNDVLRNHGWDPTNSLRKTWAKLCNAFLVEAKWFASGQTPNSSEYLKNGIVSSGVHVVLVHAFFLLGQDINIDNVKVIDNNPGIISSTATILRLWDDLGSSQDENQDGNDGSYAECYMRENNGASIEDARNEISNMIEDAWKQLNEECLSPNPFPKPFIRASLNIARMVPLMYSYDDNHCLPRLQEYIKLHLFEGLSNDVDILEEENQALECLIENRTITCEEETSLLSSLQFGSEDGWLSSFYSCLIKKYDKEKVVEGKFKELEKESSDSTLKNNTDLLSCKAEYYHQYGEY, encoded by the exons ATGGCTTTATGCTACAACCTTTTACCTGTTAATATTTCTTCCAGTTTCAAAACTGATCATTATGCAAAAGAAACCCAACAAATTAGCAATAATGAATCTCTAATCATAACTTCCTCATCAAAACACTATAATTTTCCAGCTATATCATATCCCAACTCAAGG ggtaATCATGTATGCTTTGAGCATGAAAAGAGATTGAACTTGTTTAAGAATATGCTTATCAACGTTGGACAAGAACGACCTTCCGAATGTTTGGCCATGATTGATTCAGTACAGCGTCTAGGAATTGACCATTATTTCCAGGAAGAGATCGAACAAATACTAGAAAAGCAATACTATTATAGTAAAATGTTACCTAAATCGTCTCATGCAGACATATATGATCAGGATCTTCATAAAATCGCCCTTTGTTTTCGATTGTTGAGACAACAAGGCTGCCATGCATCTCAAG TTTCAAATGTAATCAAGAGTTTTATAGGCAATGGAGGGAAAATTTACAAGAATATGGATGATCAAGATATAGACGGATTAATGAGCTTATACGAAGCTTCACACCTTAGAATCCATGGAGAATATGTTCTTGATGAAGCTTACACCTTAAGTTCACAAGCCCTTCATAAATGGATACCACGTCTAGATAATCGTCAAGCTAGATTAGTGAAAAATGTATTGAAACATCCATATCATAAAAGCTTGGCTACTTTCATGGCGAAAAACTTCTTCGTCGATAACAATGGAATAGATCGATCTGGATGGAGAAATATTCTGAAGGAGCTCACGAACTTGGATGCCAATCTAGTCCAATCCTTGCACAAAAATGAAATTATTCAAGTTTCCAA ATGGTGGAAAGACGTGGGGTTAGCCAATGAATTGAAGTTTGCACGAGACCAACCTCTCAAATGGTACATCTGTTCGTCAGCTTGCTTCACGGATTCGAGTTTATCAAATGAGAGAGTGAAGCTTACAAAAGCAATCTCTTTCATTTATCTAATTGATGACATTTTCGACGTCTATGGGACATTAGATGAACTCATTCTCTTCACGGAAGCCGTTAATGG GTGGGATGTAGCAGACAATATTGAACGACTGCCATATTATCTGAAGATATGTTTTAAGGCTCTTGATGATGTTACTAATGAGATTAGCAATGATGTGTTAAGAAACCATGGGTGGGACCCTACTAATTCCCTTCGTAAGACG TGGGCGAAGTTGTGTAATGCTTTCCTGGTGGAAGCAAAGTGGTTTGCTTCTGGCCAAACTCCGAATTCTTCAGAGTACTTAAAGAATGGAATAGTGAGCTCAGGAGTACATGTAGTTTTGGTTCATGCTTTCTTTCTCCTTGGCCAAGACATTAACATCGACAATGTCAAGGTTATCGACAACAATCCTGGAATTATATCGTCGACTGCAACTATCCTTCGACTTTGGGACGACTTAGGAAGTTCCCAG GATGAGAATCAGGACGGCAACGATGGATCATACGCAGAATGCTATATGAGAGAAAACAATGGAGCTTCCATTGAAGATGCAAGAAATGAGATAAGCAATATGATTGAAGACGCATGGAAACAGCTAAATGAAGAATGTCTGTCTCCAAATCCATTTCCGAAACCATTCATCAGAGCTTCTCTCAATATTGCAAGAATGGTTCCTTTGATGTATAGTTATGATGACAACCATTGCCTTCCACGTCTTCAAGAGTACATCAAGCTACATCTTTTCGAAGGCTTATCTAATGATGTCgatattctagaagaagaaaatcaa GCTTTGGAGTGTCTTATTGAAAATCGCACCATAACATGCGAGGAAG AAACAAGTTTACTGTCGTCGTTGCAATTTGGATCTGAAGATGGATGGCTTTCATCATTCTACTCATGTTTGATTAAAAAG TATGACAAAGAAAAAGTTGTAGAAGGAAAATTTAAAGAACTGGAGAAAGAAAGTTCAGATAGTACTTTGAAAAATAACACAGATCTTTTGTCCTGCAAAGCTGAATATTACCATCAGTATGGTGAATATTAA